In Dasypus novemcinctus isolate mDasNov1 chromosome 8, mDasNov1.1.hap2, whole genome shotgun sequence, the genomic stretch CCCCGGCCACGGCGCCCCGCCGGCCCCCGCCCGCCTCCGCAGCCCCCCGAGTCCTGGCCGCCGTGCGCCTGGCCCGGGACCTCCCGCATTCGGCCCCCACGCTCGAGGGCCAGGTAGGAGCGAGCCTGGTCCGGAATTGCGCCAGAGGGCGAGCGCTTTCCACGCGGTACACTAGAACGTGGACGTGGCCGTGGTCGCCTCCTCGGGCCGGGCCGGGGGTGCGggcagagggggcggggcggggctgccgCGGGAGGAGCGGGTCCTGCGCGCGGCTCCGCGCCCGGGGCCGCCGCCTGGCCCTCCCGCAGGTGCGTGCCTTCCGCTCCCGCGTGCGCGCCGCGCCCTCGACCCAGCAAGGAAGAAACATGCTGTGTCAGCTGAATTCAATCCCCACCTCCTGCGCGCTCCGCGTTCCCCTTTAAGGGCGGCCGGCGCGGGCCCAAGGCTGTAAGGAGCCGGGCTGCCATTGGCCCGGCCGCGCTGGGGCCGGCAGTGCCATTGGCTGAGGCGACGGACCCCGGCAGCATCCCCGCGCGGGATTGGCCAGGCCTCTACCGGAGCCCGCCCGGCGCACGGGGGCGCAGCTCGCCGGGGAAGGGGCCGCGAGGGCTGCGGTGCGCGCTGAGGGAACATGGCGGGGACGGGCTTGGCTCAGATTCCCGATGTGGACATCGACCCGGACGGAGTCTTCAAGTATGTGCTGATTCGAGTCCACTTGGAGCCGCCCTCCGGCGCCGGGGTCGGGGAGAGCAAGGAGATCGTGCGCGGCTACAAGTGGGCCGAGTACCACGGTGAGGGCGGGGCcgcgaggggcggggcggggccggcgcgaggggcggggccgcgaggggcggggcggggccgggcgcgaggggcggggcccggggcggggccgcgaggggcggggcggggccgggcgcgaGGGGGCGGGGCCCTGGCGGGAGCCCGGGCCGCGGAGGGTCTGCTCCTGGGCTGGAGCAGCCGGGGGTCCTGTGCGGGGACGGGGAGGGATACCATGGCCTGAGCGCTTTGTCCTAGTTCCAGGCCCCCAACCCGGGTGCgtgccccctcctccccgcgcccctgccccggcCGGGAGGGGCCTCCCCTTAGCTGGGGAAGGGTCTGCTTGGAGCCGGGGCTCGGACTCCTGGCCCCCGGTCACCCGGCGCCGCCGTCCCCGCCCCAGCCGACATCTACGACAAGGTCGCAGGCGAGCTGCAGAAGAGGGGCTTCGGGTGCGAGTGCCTGGGCGGCGGGCGCATCTCCCACCAGAGCCGGGACAGGAAGGTGCACGTGTACGGCTACTCCATGGTGAGCCGCTGCAGCCTCGGCCTCCACCCGCGCTGCCCCGGCGGGTCTCCGGGGTTCCCTGCTGCAGAAACCCCGCTCAGGGGCCCTGctgccacgggggggggggggggggggggggaggggggtgcagCACACGTGGCCCTTCAGCTCGGCGGGCCTCTTCCTGCGCCGAGGGGCCTGGCTGGGTCTCGGGGCTGCTCCACGCGGCGGGAACGCCTCTCCCGCCACAAACACGCAGGCGCCCCCAGGTCTCTCGGGACCCCAGGGTGACCTTGGCTAAAAGGTGGCAGGCTCCGCCCTCAAGACGTGCCCACCTCTGAGAGCTCCAGCTGGGTGGCTGGGGACAGCGGTGTCAGGCTCCACAACGGGGGCCCCCCTCCCGCCCAGCTGCTTGGGGCCCCAGAGCAGGTGGGGCCTGGAAGGGCCCCGGCGGTGCAGGTCACTGTCCTCTCCACCCAGGGTTACGGCCGCGCCCAGCATTCCATCTCCACCGCGAAGATCCAAGCCAAGTACCCCGACTATGAGGTTACCTGGGCTGACGACGGCTACTGAGCCACCCACACCAGAGCCAGGACCCTGCCCCCGAGGACCCCAAGGCCGCCCTCTCCTGCTGCAGCCCCTCGCCCTCTGCTGGCACAGCCAGGCCTGGGAGGCGCCAGCCAGCCTGGGCCAAAGGAATTAAAGTGTTGCCACCCTGCCCGTCCCTGGACTCTGAATCGTGCCATCCCTGACTCTGTGTCAACATCTGCGCAGGGCCCCAGCCCTCGGCCCGGCTCACCCTCCAGGCCTAGGCCAATCAGGCGGGTGGCGAGGGTGGAGGTGACCTGGGGTAGCAGGTCGGTCCTGACCCCCACCCAGCTCTACCCCGAGGCCCAGGGAGCATCAGTGCACACTCAGCCCTTTGGGGTCTGATAAGGGGGCCCCCTCCACTGCCCCGGTTTACGGCCACGTAGATGCCCTCCCCAGGGAGGCCTGCACAGGGGCTCAGTGCCTGGTCCTTGGGGCCAGCTGGGGACCTGGGGCGTCCTCGCcttgtgggggcagggagggcaccAGCCCGGGCGAACCTGCCCCACGCCCAGCCTGGAGGCCTTAGCGCCCCTGGGGCCCCGTGAAGCGAGCCCCCTTGACCTCTGCCCACCCAGCAGGAGGCCAGGGCTTCATCCCACCAAGCAGGGGCCCCCGGGGCCCAGTCTGTGCCTACTCCCCCGGGGCCCTCCCTCACGCTGGGAGCCCTGTCTCTCCCCCACTCAGCCCAAGCCCCTACCGGCTGGGGGGTTCACTGGAAGACATCGGCGCACGCGGGTGGGTGGAGGCCTGGTGGAGGGGCATCTCTGGGCCACTGTGGGTGAACAGGCCCCTTCCCGGCGGGTAGGACCACCAGCACCCTGCAGGGGAGGAAACGGGCTCAGGGTGCCGCCAGCTCCCCGAGGCCGCACAGCAGGGAACTGCTGGCAGAGCCTGGTTTCTGATGCCACGTGCCTACCGCACCAAAGCAGCTGTCTTCTGGGCCGTGGGTCTGTGCCAGTGAGAACCAGAACCTTCTGGCAAGGTGTCCCCTgtgcctgcccccgcccccaacaGCTGCTGCCTGATCAGTAAACAGAAAAACGGGAACCCACAGACTGGGCAAATTGCGTGTCAGGGTGAGGGAAAGACGCGGGGCTTTCCCCCAGGCAGGGAGCAAAGCCGGCTCCAGGGGGCCCCGGCCACGGCTCAGCCTCCTTGGCC encodes the following:
- the PHPT1 gene encoding 14 kDa phosphohistidine phosphatase, whose amino-acid sequence is MAGTGLAQIPDVDIDPDGVFKYVLIRVHLEPPSGAGVGESKEIVRGYKWAEYHADIYDKVAGELQKRGFGCECLGGGRISHQSRDRKVHVYGYSMGYGRAQHSISTAKIQAKYPDYEVTWADDGY